From Deferribacter autotrophicus, the proteins below share one genomic window:
- a CDS encoding MATE family efflux transporter, whose protein sequence is MILIMFFEFIISLTDVYIAGKLGKEYQAAVGFVSQVYFIFIVVVNAITMGTVAVVSRKWGEKNREELETTISSVFTLAVVAGIILSTLGVFFAKNITLKIPIEIHVRKIAAEFAFFYSFGIVFHYLLILSNGVLRSIKSVKKSLLTMFIVAVSNVALNFFFVFATPIGFRGVALSTAVSVFIGALINYLNLKTLVNRLVLKIYVIKKVLKIGIPSGILQIGWQLGSTVLFLIINSLKENRVEVMAAFTNGIRIEAAIYLPAFAFNMANAVIIGNLLGENKKKDAFKNGLVTAIMGTIVVTIMTIFIIIYAKSIAEFLSHNSVVINETIRYLYISMISEPFMAWGVILGGAMSGAGDTKTVMKNVLFSLWFIRIPLAFIFVSVLGFGASFIWWSMNISILIQCFLMTRQYWKKRWMEYVL, encoded by the coding sequence ATGATTTTGATTATGTTTTTTGAGTTTATAATAAGTCTTACAGATGTATACATTGCCGGAAAGTTGGGTAAAGAATATCAAGCAGCTGTCGGTTTTGTGTCTCAAGTTTATTTTATTTTTATCGTGGTAGTTAACGCTATAACTATGGGGACTGTAGCTGTAGTTTCAAGAAAATGGGGTGAAAAAAACAGAGAGGAATTGGAAACAACTATTTCATCGGTTTTTACATTGGCTGTGGTTGCAGGAATTATTTTATCAACTTTGGGAGTTTTTTTTGCAAAAAATATAACTCTTAAAATCCCTATTGAGATTCATGTTAGAAAAATTGCAGCAGAATTTGCTTTTTTTTATTCATTTGGAATTGTTTTTCATTACTTACTGATTTTAAGTAATGGTGTATTAAGATCAATTAAGAGCGTAAAAAAATCTCTTCTTACTATGTTTATTGTAGCTGTTAGTAATGTTGCTCTCAATTTTTTCTTTGTATTTGCTACACCTATTGGTTTTAGGGGAGTGGCTCTTTCCACTGCAGTAAGTGTATTTATTGGGGCTTTAATAAATTATTTAAATTTGAAAACGTTGGTTAATAGATTAGTTTTGAAAATCTATGTTATTAAAAAAGTATTGAAGATAGGTATTCCAAGTGGAATTTTGCAGATAGGGTGGCAACTTGGTTCAACAGTTTTATTTCTAATAATAAATTCTTTAAAAGAAAATCGTGTAGAAGTTATGGCTGCTTTTACTAATGGTATCAGAATCGAAGCTGCTATTTATTTGCCAGCATTTGCTTTTAATATGGCAAATGCTGTGATTATAGGTAATTTACTTGGAGAAAATAAAAAAAAGGATGCTTTTAAAAATGGTCTTGTTACCGCAATTATGGGGACAATTGTTGTAACAATTATGACAATTTTTATTATAATTTATGCTAAAAGTATTGCAGAATTTCTTTCACATAACAGTGTTGTTATAAATGAAACTATAAGATATTTGTATATTAGTATGATAAGTGAACCTTTTATGGCCTGGGGAGTTATTTTAGGAGGAGCAATGTCAGGAGCTGGTGATACAAAAACAGTTATGAAGAATGTACTTTTTTCATTATGGTTTATAAGAATACCTTTAGCATTTATTTTTGTGAGTGTGTTGGGGTTTGGTGCTTCATTTATATGGTGGAGCATGAATATATCGATTTTAATTCAATGTTTTTTGATGACAAGACAATATTGGAAGAAGAGGTGGATGGAATATGTTTTGTGA
- a CDS encoding 2-oxoacid:acceptor oxidoreductase subunit alpha, translated as MSMLKIKIAAPAGFGIMSMGPLLAKVLKRYGFYVMGYPEYPSLIRGGYNSYLLMISDEPVYSPYEKTDILLTYSKLSFDKEDLKSDTIVIADFEKLRVDKSNLNCKVYDIPFAKTVKEEGLPDIVQNIIGIAYLCKGMGIDISVLKEVLKGALSDKVLEVNYKAAECGYRLCTEHFVNVEWEKRDLNEHIIMTGNEVAATSAITAGVNFYSTYPMTPASTVLHFLAKYAKDYNIIVKHTEDEIAGITMAIGAAYAGARAMTGTSGGGFSLMVEGLGLAAITETPLVLFISQRPGPATGMPTWQEQADLRFVLHASQDEFVRAVFTPGDLKELFYAVFDAFNIAEKYQIPVFVLSDKYLSESIFMEDGFKTEGLKIDRGYIFEGDKSDPMNLFPRYKEYKDGIPKRAFPGTPGGIHKTPSNEHDEYGFVSDDAFIRKEQQERRFRKLENLVKEMPTPLLYGDETADITFVSWGSTKTVLFEAMKYEKNFNFIHFPSIYPIDWKSTKGLLETRKKLILIENNFTGQLGGIIAENTGVFIEDKFLKYDGRPFFVEEVLNILKRVS; from the coding sequence ATGAGTATGCTGAAAATTAAAATAGCGGCTCCTGCTGGTTTTGGTATTATGAGTATGGGGCCTTTGCTTGCTAAAGTATTAAAAAGGTATGGATTTTATGTGATGGGTTATCCAGAATATCCATCACTTATTCGAGGTGGCTATAATAGTTACCTGCTTATGATATCGGATGAGCCAGTTTATAGCCCTTATGAAAAAACAGATATTTTATTAACTTACAGTAAATTGTCATTTGATAAAGAAGATTTGAAATCAGATACTATTGTAATTGCTGATTTTGAAAAACTTAGAGTTGATAAATCAAATTTAAATTGCAAAGTTTATGACATCCCCTTTGCAAAGACTGTTAAAGAAGAAGGATTACCAGATATAGTTCAAAATATTATTGGTATAGCCTATCTTTGTAAGGGTATGGGGATAGATATCTCCGTTTTAAAGGAAGTTTTAAAGGGAGCATTATCTGATAAAGTGTTAGAGGTTAACTATAAAGCCGCTGAGTGTGGTTACAGGCTGTGTACAGAACATTTTGTTAATGTGGAGTGGGAAAAGAGGGATTTGAATGAACATATAATAATGACTGGGAACGAAGTGGCTGCAACTTCTGCAATAACTGCAGGTGTAAATTTTTACAGTACGTATCCTATGACGCCTGCTTCCACTGTTCTTCATTTTTTGGCAAAGTATGCTAAGGATTACAATATCATTGTAAAGCATACAGAGGATGAAATTGCTGGGATTACAATGGCAATTGGTGCTGCTTATGCAGGTGCAAGGGCTATGACTGGAACATCAGGTGGTGGATTTTCCTTAATGGTAGAGGGGTTAGGACTTGCTGCTATAACCGAGACTCCGCTTGTATTATTTATTAGTCAAAGGCCCGGCCCGGCTACTGGAATGCCCACTTGGCAGGAGCAGGCTGATTTGAGGTTTGTACTCCATGCATCTCAAGATGAATTTGTAAGAGCAGTTTTTACACCAGGGGATTTGAAAGAACTTTTTTATGCAGTGTTTGATGCGTTTAATATTGCTGAAAAATACCAGATTCCTGTCTTTGTTTTATCGGACAAATATCTATCAGAATCAATATTTATGGAAGATGGTTTTAAAACGGAAGGTTTGAAAATAGATAGGGGGTATATTTTTGAAGGTGACAAATCAGATCCTATGAATCTGTTTCCAAGGTATAAAGAGTATAAAGATGGTATTCCCAAGAGAGCGTTTCCTGGTACCCCAGGGGGGATTCATAAAACTCCTAGCAATGAGCATGATGAATACGGTTTTGTAAGTGATGATGCTTTCATCAGAAAAGAGCAGCAAGAAAGACGATTTAGAAAACTGGAAAATTTAGTTAAAGAAATGCCAACTCCTCTGCTTTATGGGGACGAGACTGCTGATATTACCTTTGTATCCTGGGGTTCTACAAAAACAGTTCTTTTTGAAGCGATGAAATATGAAAAGAATTTTAATTTTATTCACTTTCCTTCAATATATCCAATTGATTGGAAGAGTACTAAGGGGTTACTTGAAACCAGGAAAAAATTAATTCTTATAGAAAATAATTTTACCGGGCAACTAGGGGGTATCATTGCTGAAAACACCGGAGTATTTATTGAAGATAAATTTCTAAAATATGATGGAAGACCGTTTTTTGTGGAAGAAGTTTTAAATATATTAAAGAGGGTTTCATAA
- a CDS encoding DUF2156 domain-containing protein, translated as MFCEKIGLQHKNILFERFKKVDTMISEYNFANIYLFRDKHDYELCWYNGKNNSEYLFIKGITYDGLRYVMPTMNLEEVPKDILRDVLSYVDAIFPVDEKWLDYLKDQFVFDYKDGDSDYIYTVEKISTYKGRKLHKKRNLLKQFYKLYEHECKPLTDDFVNDAREILDLWIEENNFKKDDTDYYACQEALNLLDELVLCGLIYYVNGKPAGFIIGEEHNEDMFVIHFAKGLKRYKGIYQFIYNDFAKRLPKRYKFLNFEQDLGQMALRKAKSSYYPDILLKKFRISLK; from the coding sequence ATGTTTTGTGAAAAAATAGGTCTTCAGCATAAGAATATTTTATTTGAGAGGTTTAAAAAAGTTGATACTATGATATCTGAATATAATTTTGCAAATATTTATCTTTTTCGAGATAAACACGACTATGAATTGTGCTGGTATAATGGGAAAAATAATTCGGAATATTTATTTATTAAAGGTATTACATACGATGGATTGCGCTATGTTATGCCTACTATGAATCTTGAAGAAGTCCCAAAAGATATACTTAGAGATGTTTTGAGTTATGTGGATGCTATTTTTCCAGTGGATGAGAAATGGCTTGATTATTTAAAGGATCAGTTTGTTTTTGATTATAAAGATGGAGATTCAGATTACATATATACAGTTGAAAAAATTAGTACCTATAAAGGGAGAAAATTGCATAAAAAGAGAAATCTATTGAAACAGTTTTATAAACTTTATGAACATGAGTGTAAACCATTAACAGATGATTTTGTAAATGATGCGAGGGAAATTCTTGATTTATGGATAGAAGAAAACAACTTTAAAAAAGATGATACAGATTATTATGCATGTCAGGAGGCTCTTAATTTACTAGATGAGCTCGTTTTGTGTGGCCTCATTTATTATGTAAACGGAAAACCTGCAGGTTTTATTATAGGTGAGGAGCATAATGAAGATATGTTTGTTATTCATTTTGCTAAAGGGTTAAAAAGATATAAAGGTATTTATCAGTTTATTTATAATGATTTTGCAAAGAGATTACCTAAAAGATATAAATTTTTAAACTTTGAGCAGGATCTAGGACAGATGGCTCTAAGAAAAGCAAAATCATCTTATTATCCAGACATATTGTTGAAAAAATTTAGAATTAGTTTAAAATAA